The following are encoded in a window of Physeter macrocephalus isolate SW-GA chromosome 9, ASM283717v5, whole genome shotgun sequence genomic DNA:
- the LOC102983067 gene encoding LOW QUALITY PROTEIN: 60S ribosomal protein L22-like 1 (The sequence of the model RefSeq protein was modified relative to this genomic sequence to represent the inferred CDS: inserted 2 bases in 1 codon): MAPKKDKKPKKSTWKFNLDLTHPVEDGIFDSGNSEQFLREKVKVNGKTGNLGNVVHIERFKNKIXVVSEKQFSKRYLKYLTKKYLKKNNLRDGLRVVASDKEIYELRYFQISQDEDGSESED, encoded by the exons ATGGCGCCGAAGAAAGACAAGAAGCCTAAGAAATCAACCTGGAAGTTTAATTTGGACCTTACTCATCCAGTAGAAGATGGAATTTTTGATTCTGGAAATTCTGAACAGTTTCTACGGGAGAAGGTTAAAGTgaatggaaaaactggaaatcTTGGGAATGTCGTTCACATTGAACGCTTCAAGAATAAAAT AGTTGTTTCTGAGAAACAGTTCTCTAAAAGGTATTTGAAATACCTTACCAAGAAGTACCTTAAAAAGAACAATCTTCGTGACGGGCTTCGTGTGGTTGCATCTGACAAGGAGATTTACGAACTTCGTTACTTCCAGATTAGTCAAGATGAAGATGGATCCGAGTCTGAGGACTAG